The stretch of DNA ACTTGTTGTTGACAGTGAGTTTCCTTGTCTAAATTTTGAGTTCTACTCCCTTTAACATTTGGTCCAAGTTGATGCTTGGAATTTTAGAGAATGGAGATCGGTGGTGTGTCAGCATAAAACATGCATTTATGGGGGATTAATACATGTCTTCTTGAAATAGAGTGCATCAATGTGCCCGGTGGAGAGTACTTTACTGATTAACAGATGTCTATACCTCAAATCAACTTATCTTTGTGGTCATCTGAATTTCACGCAACTCACATATCTAAGTATTTGATTGTTGTAAGCAACTACTTCTCCAGGCTGTGACATTTCTATAGATCAGGCTTAATTAtttgagtagtttttttaatcTTAATTTGCTGATTGCCACAATTCTTTGATGTTTAGTTTGCAAAGTAAACACCAAAAGCGCCGATCACCTGAGTTGATTTCCCTTTATATGATATACTATGCTGAAAGAGAGTTGGAAAACTAGCAACAAACAAGGCATATCACATGATATTAGTCAACAAACTGAACAGTTATTGTGATACTTCTCACTATTGTAGTAATCTATTCTAATTGGGCCATTGTTATATCAAATTGCTACACACATATAATCGGCATATAATCGATTATATGAGTGTGTCAACATGTGGCCGCACCCTATTGTAGAAGTACACTTTGTGCAGCAAAAAAAGTCCAAATATCATAGATGAGCAACATGCTAGAAAACGTGCATTTGCAGAAAGGCATGCAAAAACATGACCATTTGCAAACTGTTCTCTTGAGTTAAGACAAAAACGCCGTGCGCATATATAGTTGCTATATTGGCCCTTCATCTctctgtctttttttgggtacaataCACAACTTTACATAATTTTGAACNNNNNNNNNNNNNNNNNNNNNNNNNNNNNNNNNNNNNNNNNNNNNNNNNNNNNNNNNNNNNNNNNNNNNNNNNNNNNNNNNNNNNNNNNNNNNNNNNNNNNNNNNNNNNNNNNNNNNNNNNNNNNNNNNNNNNNNNNNNNNNNNNNNNNNNNNNNNNNNNNNNNNNNNNNNNNNNNNNNNNNNNNNNNNNNNNNNNNNNNNNNNNNNNNNNNNNNNNNNNNNNNNNNNNNNNNNNNNNNNNNNNNNNNNNNNNNNNNNNNNNNNNNNNNNNNNNNNNNNNNNNNNNNNNNNNNNNNNNNNNNNNNNNNNNNNNNNNNNNNNNNNTGGGTTCTTGTTCTAGAAGTGAGGTGTGGGTGCAGCAGCGAGTTGTGGAAAATTCTATCTTTCATTCTTTTTGGTGATAACCAAGTTGATTTAGCTGCAATTTTGTTTATTCTGTTCTTCTTTTCTTATGCAGCAAAGGAGTTTGAAACTGAAATTTTGAGGCTTAAGCGTCTCTTGGCTGAGAAGAGTGACACAAATGATCATACAGCTCTAGTGTCTCCTGAGACAATAAATGAAGTCATACAGAAGCAAACTCCTGTTTCATCTGCAAGGACACCAGTGTCAAACAGAAAGAATACAGTACAGTCCAGTGTGAAAGCCATTGCCCACCATGGTAGCTTTCAGGATGAAgctagagaggcaagttgttgaaactACTTTGCTGGTAGTGTAGAAGTATGCAAGGATAAATGATTATCTTGAGCTTTATATTGTTTGCTAAGCCTTTTTTCATGGCTTGTGTTGTTCTGTAGCAGGACTGCTGTAGAAGAGGTGTTTGCAGCTCAGGTTAGTGATAATGTACGAGTGGATTGCAGTTTGTGTTTCTTCTCATGCCTGTAAATTGGTTTGACTTGTAAGTCTGTTGCTTTCAGGGAGTGGGACAGATGAAAATTCTCGTTCTTGTGTGTATCATATGCTGCTTGAATCTTTAGTTGGCATGAAGTTTTCACTGAAGGATGAAAGAGAAGGACTCTCACTTTCAATCCATCATGAGGCTACTGGTACCTGCAAACACCAGTGCTCGCATTGTTTAATTTGCTACAGCACATTAGTAGAATGTGACACGGGGGTTATTTATGGTTTGCATTTTACATTTTGGCCTTGATATTTTACTTACATTCATGCATGTTATTTTATATGTAACTGGGCAGGCTGGATATCTGGAGAGCAGTTGTGTTTAGAGTAGCTGCCTCTGTAACTTGAAAAGTGTGGACTTCTTCTGTAGCTGCCTCTGTAGCTTAAACTGCAAAATGTGGTACCTAAATACACATTCAGTGACAGCTTGCCTTGTAGTGAGAATTGTGTACCTCTTTTGTATCATAGTCCCTCTTTGATCCAGCCTTGCATTTTAAACAGTTTATACTTGTGTGGACTTTATTAGATGCAGGGCCATGCGCACAATATTGTCACAGTGACAGACAATGGCGAGTACCTGATGTTAGAGAATGGACTCAGAAGAGAGTTTATTTTGACCTTTAGTTGTTGTTACCAGCACATGTCGTAATTACGGCTCTGAAATTTTGATGTTGATTGAGGCTATGTTCCTGTCAGTGATAGATAGTTGTATGTTGAAGTGGCATGTTACCTCTTATATTGCTATCACCAACATGTGGCAAATATGTTTTTACATTTATATTCTGGCGATAAACATGTGCCTTTGTTTGTCAACAGGGAAGCAAGTACCTAGCATATGATGATTTTTCATCAGTGGATGTTTCATTTTGCGCCACCAATAGAACTCTGAGCATAAAATAAAAATAGCATATTATCATGTATAATAAAGGTGGTAATGCAATCTTAACTGAGATGTTCAAGTCATTTATTGCAGGTTATGATTTCAGCCTTACATGGTTGGAGCAAGCGGATGGTGGTGAATGGGCCTACAAATACTCCTCGCTGGGCACCCTGGAGGAGATGGCTTTGAAGTGGATGAAAGTGCAGGACATACGGTTCAGCATGGACATGTTCCCTATGTTCTTCGAGCGGATATTGAGCCTCCTCAGGCGAGGCCGATGAATGATCGCCGTGACTTGATGCTGTAGAGCTCTAGGTAGATGTGACATGACTGAAACTGATCTACTGTTGCCTGTTGGCAGAAGGAACTGTCCTTGGTATTTCGGGATGGCCGAAGATGGTTTCGGTCTGTTCCTTTAGCTGCTGAATCTTGGGAGTCGTACTGCATAGTTAATGAGCAAGGCAAGACTGGCTGATATCTGGGATGGCCAACGGGTTATGTGCGCTGTTAGGAGGAGCCGTAACGATGAGTTGATGCAACGGTGGCATGAGTTTGAAGGTATTGCTCGGATCATTGTGTTTACTGGTGATGAGGACCGGATTGTTTGTCAATATGTGGCTAGTGGCTGCTTTCTCTTCTAGTAGTTGTCCTTATAAGATTATTATCTTCgtttgaaaataaataaataagattaTTATCAGTTTTAGGGGGTCATCCCAGTTCATTTACCTGTTGTTTGGAAGATTAAGGCCCCTCCCGAGATCCATATATTTTTGTATGTCTTTTTGGCGTTTTGCTCAGAATAAAATCATGCGCAGGGATGACCTTCGCAAGAGaaacatgaaaagaaaaagaaaaaagcttTTGTAGAGTATGTTTTGCTGGGATCTGGTTAGTTAACCTTATGTTTGAGTGTGTGGTTTCTGAACCTTGTATTAACTTTGTGGTTTCCTTGTTATGCAATGGAACGGTGGAGAGACCCCATGAGAAAGAAGAAGTTGTTGCTTGTTGCATCTGACGCCATCTAAAATCCTCCCAGGAAacctctgcggcggcggcggcgtgctctCCTGGAGATGAGTGGGCGATAGAtcctgccttcttcttcctcctctttacgCCGGCTTGCAGAGCTTCTCCGTCATCTTCGTCGACTCTGCACACAAAAGAATGATAACGGAGCGTGCAGATTCAGACCCAAGCGGTCAGTCACCacgttactagctagctagcgaggGGTGCAGACATGCATTCTTTGGCTCGGAGGGGGTATTTTTACTCATGTATTCATCTCTCCTATTTCCAGAAAGCATCTGGCACTGGACCTGGCAGTGCCTTCAATCCAACAGCAAAAACATCCAACATGATGTCGATCCGTTCATCACGGAGCGTAGAACCATTCATTCACAGGGCAGCAATTCAACAACAGATATATAGAGATTGATCCATGATCCATCCGACACATCCATCCATCTGCTACGAAAGAAATTACCACACGACGGCATGATGATATTCACATGAACACAAACAACAGGCATGGTAATggcttacacacacacacacagatagacaTACTAGTAATCCAATTAATTAAAACATGGCCGGCCAGCAGCAAAATCGACAGGATTTATTAGTCGGCCACGAGCGAGGAGCAGCAGTTCATCATCAGATCTAGAGCAGAGGACGAGGAGAGTAAGGCGTACGCAAGCGATGGATGGAGGGAGGGAGCGGGTCACACGGGCGGGAGGGGAGGcccctgctcctgctcctgctcctcctccttgccggcggcgacggcgggggcgggggcggtgtCGAGCTGGGGCTGGTCGGAGGGGGCGGCGAGCATGAGGGGGCGGTCGTTGGCCTcctcggcgtcgtcgtcgtcgtcgtcggtggAGAGGTTGATGCAGGAGCAGCGCTCGAGCGAGGCGAAGAAGGCGGACGTGACGCCGGCGCCGAACCAGCTCGCCCAGCCCTGATCCATCGGCGATCTGCTCGATAGGGTTGGGTGAGAGGGGGAGGCGACTAGGCGAGAGCAGAGAGGACTCGctggaggagaggggaggagaatGGGGACTTGGCGAGATCCACGGGATACTTCTCCCCAACCCCAACCCCTTCttttcttctctcatttttttcgagTGTTTCTTTTCTCACATTAACAGCATACCAAATATAAAATCCATGAAAACCATACTAACGATGACACATATCTTTTTGCGCAAAATTACATGAAGTACTATATCATCATCATAAATTCAAAAAGAAATGAAGGCGTCATCATCGGTCCAGCCAGAGGGTGTGTGGTTTGGCGCACGGCTTTAATGTGCGAGGCACGCATTagagatccggcttgcctgctcccttcccatgctcccatcTCATTCAACGGTTGTATTTTGGTCGCATGACAGCCCATCTACAAGCCTGTTTGCGGCCCGGCTAAACACAAGCACAGATCTGGTTAAGGCCCAGCAACACATAACCAGTTCAGTTTCCACTCAATTCAGAAACACTCCATAAGTCATGCATTTTATTAAAAACAACCGCTGGACACAATGGATTAGCATCTCCTTATTTTCATCTGCAAATGATAAGAGCATCTGGAGTCGCAATTTATTTGAATGTACATGTGTCAACAGTTACAGGACGCGGGCTTCGTTTTTCAGTTTGTCAAGGAGCTCGTCAACGGACGAGAGGATCACACCGGCTTTCCTCTTTGGCGGCTCGTCCACCCGGAGCACCTCCATGTCTGACCTGACATCGACGTTCAGGTCTGCGGGGGTGACTTTCTTGATCACCTTCGACTTTGCCTTCATTATGTTGGGCAGCGTCGCGTACCGGGGCTGGTTCAGTCTCAGATCAGTGCTGCAGAGCAGAAACCATGGTGTATATTAGTTCAGACCAAGTCGCATAAATGGGAACCAAACAGTTGGCTTTGTGAGCGCTAGGACTGAACATTTCAGCTATGAAAATAATATTGACTACCACTGTGCTTCTATGACCAACGAGCAGTCTACTGAAAATAAGAAACACAGACGTGTAACGGAGCATACGTGATCACTGCTGGTAGATCCAAGCAGATTGTCTCGGTTCCACCATCGACCTCTCGCTCAACAGTAGCTCTTTGCTTATCCTTGTCAATTATCACCTGACAAAGTAAAAGCCACCTTTAACTACAATTTTCTGTTAAACAGAATCTTGAGAACCATTGGCATAGAAATCTGACAACAAATACATAAGACATCACAACAAAAGAGATGGTCAAGATCGATTTTCTTTTTCGCTATTTTAAGGGAACAATTTCATCAGATTTGCATCCCTTGTTGCTTCACCTTATTTGGCCCACAAAATGAAATTAAATGCTTCTAGGGAAGTGGGGTCACATAAGAATTTGAAAACTGTTGAGTCTGTGATAACAGCAAGTTCTTTCCTCACTAAAAATAGTTACTTCTAGTGCTCAGCTTGTGAGTGATAGAACCCTTTGGAACCTAGTCCAAAAGCACAAGCTCCCCCCCAAAAATCAGAGTTTTGCCTGGAGATTAACTACGAATACTTTGGCTGTGTAACAAAACCGAAGCAGAAGATTGAGAAATGTGCTTCCAACTTATACTATCCGTGGTACAGAGGAGAGCTGCTTCCATGCAGTGAGGACATAAACAAAGGCTCCTGCTCTGCGGTTTGAACTTCCACCAGAGGGGCAGCTGTGGTACTCACGCCATGAATGGTTCCCTGTGCTGTTGGACAGCGCCCCAGGCGAAATGCTTCTCTTTCTTCTGCGGCATGCTTAAAAGATGTGTTTGTTTGCTAAAGGGGATGCACACTCCAAGATATAAAGGAGGAGAGAAGTGAGAGCGATAGCAAAGGCAAAGTAGCTATTGAGTGCCATATTCAGGAGTCATGCAAACTTCTGGCCGAAGATCAAATCATTTGGAAACCTCCAGATGATGGCTGGCTAAAACTGAATCTTGTTTCCAGTTTCCTTGGCAATACAAAAGAAGCAGCATGGGGTGTGTTGCTGCGGTACATGAATGGGAAGGTTATTATCGTGGCATGGGGTATGATCAAACTCTGTGCTAGTGCAGAGGAAGCCGAAGCTCTGGCCTTCCTCGAAGCGGTTGGCAAGGTAGTGATATATAATGCCCCAGCGGTCTTGGAGAGTGATTGCAGCTTAGTGGTTGAAGCATTGAAGTGCAAGGTGAGTGATGTTTCTGCAATCAGAACCATTACTCAAGAAATAAAATTCCTTCTCCAGGAGGTCCCTCTTTTCAAGGTGGAGAAAATTCATCGCAAAGTAAAAGGGGTAAGGTGTTGTGTGGTGGTGTTTTGCAGGGTTCAGTCCCAACATGTGTGTTGGCTGAGGTTCTGTGTGAGCATAATCAATATATGTTTCAAGTTAATACGCAACATCAGTTTTAAAAATATGTATTTCTAGAATCTAAATGCAATTAAAATCCATACTAGTACCCATTAGTTATTCAAATTGTAATAGAAAAGATGCGTACAGTTACAGTGCTTATTTGGACAAGAATGAGAAGATTAGGTGTTAACCAAAATCACCGTGTGCAATGACAAAAACCTTCATGAAACACCCTCTTAGAAAAACTCTCAATGAATGATCTTATTGGTGACATACTGACATTGCTGATATCTGAAAAGAATAAACAACAGCAAACCTTTGATGCGAAGGTACCCTGTGGCCAGTTGAGCAATGCAGCTAGCATTTGTCCTGTTTGGTTGCAATCATCATCAATTGCCTGTAATTACAGATGGAAGTAGAAGTTATGATTATGAACAGATACACTCCAAATCTAAACTTTCTTCACACTTCTTCTTGTTGTCTGTCCTTTGTTCTCATTCTTCATGAAAAACCTTAGCAGTAAAGCTTCTGTAATTATTTCTTGGCGATGAGTTGTTACAAAAGAGGACATGCAAAAAGTCCAAGCAAACACCAGCACACAACTATGTTAATGTTAAACAAAGTAAGCAACTAAGTCAGCAGGAAGAAAACAAACGCAGACATCTACGCCCTTCAGGCAATCACAAAAATATTTCGAGCAATAAATTTATCCCTAAAATCCCTTAAACACTCCAAATGTTTTTTGACCCCGAAACGGTAGGAGAAACATTTCAATTTGAGCAATAGAGTGGTTTATGCATGACTGACAATCAAACCATTGGAGTGTTATATATTTCCCTGTTATCCTGTCTAATGAACAGACAGTGAAATAGACATGTATAATTCCACTAATATCCCCAGAAAGATAAGAGAATTCCTGTCTTGAACATCTGAGATACAACTAGCATATCTAAGTAACACCCCCCATATTTCCTGTCCAAAATAGTACTACGAACTATGTACCGTGCAGAATGTGAGATGAGAACACTTTCATCCTATATTTTACAGCTACGCTACCTGACTAGATCAGCAAGAAGCTGGTGATTGAGCTGGTTTCTGTCAACTCTGTTTTCGACAAAATTATTGTTTAACTTCAAACAGTGAAACTAAGGATTCAGGTGTTATATAAGCAGTGGATGTGATGATGTTGGGCATGTGCTGTCCATAAGATTTGGTCGCAGTTCTGAACTTTGTTCCAGCTAACAGTTCAGAGTTCAGAGACATGGAAGAGCAGGCAAAACTGAGTGAATCAAGGTGAAATCTTGGACGGTGGCGGTGCGGGAGTACGGACCTGCTTGCCGAGGATGAGGAGGCCGGGGTTCTCCTGGAGCgcgagggcgcggaggatcttggcGACGGCGAGCGGGAGGAGCGGGCGGGCGGGGCCGGGGTCGTGGAGGACGTGGACGGCGCGGTCGGCGCCCATGGCGAGCGCGGTGCGGAGCGTGTCGGCGGCCTGCGCGGGGCCGACGGTGGCGGCGACGACCTCGGAGGCGGCGCCGGCCTCGCGCAGCCGCAGCGCCTCCTCCACGGCGATCTCGCAGAAGGGGTTCATGGACATCTTGACGCTGGCCGTGTCGACGcccgtccggtccggccggacccGCACCTTCACCGCGTAGTCCACCACCCGCTTCACCGCCACCAGGATCTtcatgccgccgccgccggcaatGGCGATGGCGATGCGCTCTGCTCGGTGTCAATCAGTACCGGCACTTGCCCCGGTTTCCGATCCCAGTCCCCTAGGCCCGAGCAGAGGAGATCGGCAGTCCGTCTTGGGGTCGGAGGCCACGGCGAGCTgtcgcggcggcggaccggcggtggaggGGAGGAGAGTTGGGGAGAGCGCTTGAGGCAGAACAGAGCAGAGCATCCAAGCAAAGCAGTTGCGAGTTGTATCGTCTCACTACTACTGCTGAGTCATCAGTGCTCACCCACAAATCTCAACACTTTTCAGACTCTTAATTTAATTTCTGAGCAAAGGCTTTGGAAAAAACAGGGAACCAACAACAAATGATTGGATGGTTAGGACGACAATGGTATCCTCAGCCCATCAAGGTTCAAGTTTTAGATTTGACATTGATGCTCACAATATTCCTAGGTTTATTTCAGGCTTCCGGCGATATTCCCTCGATGGGAGGAGACGTTTCTGTTGACTGCAAGGCCCCTATGATGAATTCGTAATATctcagggcctctttgattcgtaggattttgaaaacataggaataggaaaagtGTAGGGTTGGAGTGGCATGCCCATTTGAATCCTATAAAATTAGCAATGATTGTTTGATGCCACGGGAAAAATaaaggaattgtaaaaagaggttCGAGTGGATGTTaaatttcctatgaaatgtagtacagaagattccataggaaaatttcctatgggatccaatcctatgaatcaaaggaccaacataggaaaaaatcctaaggatttcaatcctccagaaatcctataaaattcctttAAATCAAAGAAGCCCTCAAGATGCTATGCCGACTCAGATTCTTAGAGGTGCTCGTAAGGATAGGATATACATGTGTATGTTCATAAAAATGAGTGTGTGTTCGTATATATAAACCACTTCAATTGTATTCTATTAAAAAAACCATGATGCATCATGCATTATCAAGATATGCAAAACAAATTCTTGAATCAATGATGGTGGTTgttctttgtttctctcttttattttttgatAGCCAGCAATAGCCGGGTTAGATGTAAGGTTTTTGTGTCTCCGGTTATTACCAGAGTCCATGTTCAGTCATTACCTTTAACCAGCAAGGGATGTGCGTTGTAATGGAAAAAAATTATAATCTTCAATGACTATAATCACATTTTGTTGCATCACCAAGATACACTATCACTCTCTTTCTCATTATATTTGCAACCTAGGTGGGGATTTCTAACCATATTTTTTCCATCCGCTACCGTCTGGGCCGGCCCAGGTTTGGGGGATTCATCTATGTAAAACGTATTTTTCCAGCCACTACTCCATGGAGTTTCCTATTTGGCGCTTAGCGACTACCCTGCTTTCAATCCAGTTTTGGACTGGCCCATTTTTGGATTTCTTCCTCATTGGTTTGGGAAGGTTTTAGAATCTTCTTTGAACCGGGTttttttagtatttcttttatgtcCTATTTTTTATTCTATTTCCTTTTTCCAACATCGTTTCAAACTTGCAAATATTTTCATGAAATCGTGAACGATTTTTAAAAATTATGAACAGTTTTTAAACTCATAAAcatatttgaaatcatgaacatttttataaatttacgtttaaaaaaatcatgaacactttttgaaatcatgaatattttatactatttgcaaatATTTTTATAAAACATTGAGTTTTTATTGAGAACGATTAAAGACTCTACGGCCATGACATATAAATACATACGTTTTGGCGCCGATAGTTTACTATGCACACATATACCAGCAGTGCTCAaagattatttatttatttatttcattaGGCATTCAAACATATAAGTTTCCGCCGTGTAAGGTCACCTATGTAGTCACGATGagtatgtcaaaaacagaaacagATGGAAAtctaacttcaagaagaagaaaaatatagAATCAAACCCGTCAATCCTATACATGTAACTTCATCCAAAAGATTAACCATAAAAAAACTTCACCAAGAAGAAAATAAAATGTAGAACCAAGCCCGCCAATCGTGTGCATGCAACGGCGAGAATTAAGCGATTTAATCCGCGCTGAATTAATTCTTCTTTCCTCAATGTGTGGTTTGCACGGCGAGAATCAAGCGGATTTCAGCCTGCTTGGACACCAGCTGTCTCGCGCGCAGGCGACCCGTGTTGTCTGGCCCTGGCACCGCTGTTCCCTCCAACCTTATCTTTTCAGAGCATTTCTAACAGATCCCGCAACCAAATGATCCGTGAAATTCCCGTAAACAAAATTTGAGAGACGACTGATGTGGAGACAGAACAGACCCCGCATACATCATCGGAATTCAACTCGATTTTAAAACTAGTAGTTCGCGCCATAACATCACCGGAGTTCCACACATAGTTCATACAAGCTTAATTAAACATAGTTCATACAAAAATTAAACTAGTTCATACTACATGGGGTTCTATTTCTAATAATCCATACTTGTTCTATGCGTCGGCACTGGGGCCGGAGTCGCCGTCGTCGCCCTCGTCGTCGGAGCCGCGTGGCAGGGGCTCGTTGCTGTTGAGGGTGTGGTAGATCAGGGTGCTAGGGAGCATCTGTTGGAGTTGATACTCCTCCCGGAGCTCCGGCAGGCGCACGGCTGTAGCTGCATCTTCAGCGGCGGCCTCCCTCGCCTGCCACTACGCGGTCTCGGCCACCCGGAGTCGCTGGAAGGATGAGTCGAAGAACCTCCCGAGGCGCCAGAAAGTCACCCACGCCCGCGAGCCGGCGCTGCGGGACTTCGTGCCGCGGGTGCACGCTGCCTCCCTTTGCTTGTCCGACacgggagggaggagggaggagctgCCGGCCTCGTCGTTGTTGCGACGCTTGCGGCCGACAAACCTACTGCGCCTGCCGAAACCCCCACTGCCGGCACGCCTTGCACCCGTTgacgccattgttggggaacatagtaatttcaaaaaaattcctacgcacactcaagatcatggtgatgcatagcaacgagaggggagagtgttgtccacgtacctcgtagaccgtaagcgaaagcgttagcacaacgcggttgatgtagtcgtacgtcttcacgatccgaccgatcaagtaccgaacgtacggcacctccgagttcagcacacgttcagcctgatgacgtccctcgaactccgatccagccgagtgttgagggagagtttcgtcagcacgatggcgtggtgacgatgttgatgttctaccgacacagggcttcgcctaagcaccgctacagtattatcgaggtggactatggtggaagggggcaccacacacggctaagagacgatcaacttgatcaacttgtgtctagaggtgccccctgcccctatatataaaggagcaaggggggagaggtgcggccagccttggggtgcgccaggaggagtcatgctctcaccgggagtaggactcccccctttcctagttggaataggacttgggaggggggaagaaggaaagaggggggccgaccccctttgccctaaaccaattcggtttgggcctttggggggcgcgccccacactttccttgcttccctccttttccactaaggcccatgtaggcccattaagcccctgggggttccggtaacctcccggtactccggtaaaatcccgatttcacccggaacacttccgatatccaaacataggcttccaatatatcaatcttcatgtctcgaccatttcaagactcctcgtcatgttcgtgatcacatccgggactcctaacaaccttcggtacatcaaaacatataaactcataatataactgtcatcgtagcgttaagcgtgcggaccctacgggttcgagaactatgtagacatgaccgagacacgtctccggtcaataaccaatagcagaacctggatgctcatattggctcctacatattctacgaagatctttatcggtcagaccgcataacaacatacgttgttccctttgtcgtcggtatgttacttgcccgagattcgatcgtcggtatctcaatacctagttcaatctcgttaccggcaaatctctttactcgttccgtaatacatcatcccgcaactaactcattagttgcaatgcttgcaaggcttaagtgatgtgcattaccgagagggtccagagatacctctccgacaatcggagtgacaaatcctaatctcgaaatacgccaacccaacaagtaccttcggagacacctgtagagcacctttataatcacctagttacgttgtgaagtttggtagcacacaaagtgtttctccggtaaacgggagttgcataatttcatagtcataggaacatgtataagtcatgaagaaagcaatagcaacaaactaaacgatcaagtgctatgctaacggaatgggtcaagtcaatcacatcattctctaatgatgtgaccccgttaatcaaatgacaactcatgtctatggctaggaaacttaaccatctttgattcaacgagctagtcaagtagaggcatactagtgacactctgtttgtctatgtattcacacatgtattatgttttcggttaat from Triticum dicoccoides isolate Atlit2015 ecotype Zavitan chromosome 6A, WEW_v2.0, whole genome shotgun sequence encodes:
- the LOC119318650 gene encoding uncharacterized protein LOC119318650 — encoded protein: MENLKNTGLMKRKLPNDGTVQAQEPTIKEMCQALKEMESELQNLRDDNNQLRDELLGKDRQLAETRTVLVDREHRLSNTQALLVDREQQLAAQTLVVDTKEFETEILRLKRLLAEKSDTNDHTALVSPETINEVIQKQTPVSSARTPVSNRKNTVQSSVKAIAHHGSFQDEAREDCCRRGVCSSGSGTDENSRSCVYHMLLESLVGMKFSLKDEREGLSLSIHHEATGYDFSLTWLEQADGGEWAYKYSSLGTLEEMALKWMKVQDIRFSMDMFPMFFERILSLLRRGR
- the LOC119318652 gene encoding uncharacterized protein LOC119318652 translates to MDQGWASWFGAGVTSAFFASLERCSCINLSTDDDDDDAEEANDRPLMLAAPSDQPQLDTAPAPAVAAGKEEEQEQEQGPPLPPV
- the LOC119318651 gene encoding electron transfer flavoprotein subunit beta, mitochondrial, which gives rise to MKILVAVKRVVDYAVKVRVRPDRTGVDTASVKMSMNPFCEIAVEEALRLREAGAASEVVAATVGPAQAADTLRTALAMGADRAVHVLHDPGPARPLLPLAVAKILRALALQENPGLLILGKQAIDDDCNQTGQMLAALLNWPQGTFASKVIIDKDKQRATVEREVDGGTETICLDLPAVITTDLRLNQPRYATLPNIMKAKSKVIKKVTPADLNVDVRSDMEVLRVDEPPKRKAGVILSSVDELLDKLKNEARVL